One Solanum pennellii chromosome 9, SPENNV200 DNA segment encodes these proteins:
- the LOC114073967 gene encoding uncharacterized protein LOC114073967 — translation MCPHTSGVVIEPPEPKVMSDRPPKCRRKTNNEPRKKYGKLSKRGVKMTCSLCHQVGTGQPGGYPNRQLSSSQLPMSSQPSSSSKPPLFSQPSSSSQPPLFSRPSISSKPPVFNHQGNSICFDSSAVRREKQPPKSRGTCRGRDTGRGTGRGTGRGTDRGTGRGTGRGTERGTDTGREIGRGTGRDIGGVSSQQPDQPRAMKASISTGRQKRTKTIGFGIYKNASGSQTFNPGTAGEKAVNPRVYRDASPTNIDIGYKPRGLKWNGGNAVAGSQLQRITQSRKNKRGTSSAPKNA, via the exons ATGTGTCCTCACACTAGTGGTGTAGTGATTGAACCTCCTGAACCAAAAGTCATGTCTGATAGGCCACCAAAGTGCAGGAGAAAGACAAATAATGAGCCTAGGAAAAAGTatggaaagttgtccaaaagaGGAGTAAAAATGACCTGTTCCCTGTGTCATCAA GTTGGAACGGGACAACCTGGAGGCTACCCAAACAGGCAACTAAGCTCAAGCCAACTACCAATGTCTAGCCAACCATCAAGCTCAAGCAAGCCACCATTGTTTAGCCAACCATCAAGCTCAAGCCAGCCACCACTTTTTAGTAGACCATCAATCTCAAGTAAGCCACCAGTATTCAATCATCAAGGCAATTCTATATGTTTTGATTCTTCAGCTGTTagaagagagaaacaacctcctAAAAGCAGAGGCACATGCAGAGGCAGAGACACTGGGAGAGGCACTGGCAGAGGCACTGGGAGAGGTACTGACAGAGGAACTGGTAGAGGCACTGGGAGAGGCACTGAGAGAGGTACTGACACTGGCAGAGAAATTGGAAGAGGCACTGGTAGAGACATTGGAGGTGTATCAAGTCAGCAACCTGATCAACCAAGGGCTATGAAAGCTTCAATATCAACAGGAAGACAAAAGAGGACCAAGACTATAGGATTTGGCATCTATAAAAATGCAAGTGGTAGTCAAACCTTTAAT CCTGGTACTGCAGGAGAAAAAGCTGTCAATCCGAGAGTTTATAGGGATGCATCTCCAACAAATATTGATATTGGTTATAAGCCTCGAGGACTCAAGTGGAATGGTGGAAATGCTGTCGCTGGTTCACAGTTGCAACGAATCACTCAGTCAAGAAAAAACAAGCGTGGAACATCTAGTGCACCAAAAAATGCCTAA